The sequence below is a genomic window from Thermomicrobiales bacterium.
GCCTGAAGCGCGCCGGTATGCTGACACGCGATGCTCGCGTCAAGGAGCGCAAGAAGGTCGGTCTCAAGCGGGCCCGCAAGGCACCTCAGTACACCAAGCGGTAAAACGCTCGGTCGTACTGCGACCACGGACATATCCAAACGGCGGAGCGCTCAGCGCTCCGCCGTTGTCGTTTCTGCAAAGTTAGATCCGCTGTCGTTTACTCTTGGCAGGTTGCGCGGACGATACCGCCGTCGCGGCGATCCGCGCTCGGACGTCGCTGACCGTACGCGACAGCCGCCGCTGCGGCACGCCAGGCAGCCAGATGCCAAGCGATCGAGGGCTGAACTCCAGTGTCAGCGGACCGGAATAATCGATAGCACTCAGCTGGCCGATGGCGTCGTTCAGTGGGAGCGTTCCGTCACCGGGCAGCAGGTGGTCGCGGTACAGGCCATTGAGCACACCACCACGCAACTGCCGGTCACAGGCGTCGCTGAGGTGGATGTTCGCCAGCGCCGGTCCGGTTGCCTCGATGCACGTGGCCAGATCGAGCCCGAAGCTCGCGGCGTGGGCGAGGTCGAGACACACGCGCGTACCCCACTCACCAGCAACAGACGCCAGCCTGTGCATGTCGTCCAGCCACTGCCCGGGGATGCCATCCCAATTCTGAGCTCGGTTTTCGATTGCGAGCGTCAGCGTCGGATCGAGACGTTCGCGGAATT
It includes:
- a CDS encoding sugar phosphate isomerase/epimerase, giving the protein MQLSIAVGALMFYPLSTTLRIARSAGADAVEVMLTNRLQAYGGSAITEQAHRAGVTVASAHAALSFREESLDEKTASDMASIRTATAIEGCCVLVLHTPLDASGRISTIQHWLDAIVEFRERLDPTLTLAIENRAQNWDGIPGQWLDDMHRLASVAGEWGTRVCLDLAHAASFGLDLATCIEATGPALANIHLSDACDRQLRGGVLNGLYRDHLLPGDGTLPLNDAIGQLSAIDYSGPLTLEFSPRSLGIWLPGVPQRRLSRTVSDVRARIAATAVSSAQPAKSKRQRI